A genomic stretch from Channa argus isolate prfri chromosome 24, Channa argus male v1.0, whole genome shotgun sequence includes:
- the LOC137109058 gene encoding myotonin-protein kinase isoform X7, with translation MSTGPGLGADDLAEGPQATGPVGLQTLLDLLVGVYHEFYSSPFAREKYVSGFLKWAEPLVRQVKKTRIKREDFHILKVIGRGTFSEVAVARMRNTQQVYALKIMNKWDMLRRGETACYQEEREVLLKGDRHWITELHYSFQDDNYLYLVMDYYVGGDLLTLLSKFGDRIPEDMAQFYLAEMVMAIDSVHRLGYVHRDIKPDNILLTADGHIRLGDFGSCLKLTEDGMVHSSLAVGTPDYLSPEILRAVEGGGGYGPECDWWALGICAYEMLLGTTPFYSESISETYAKIIHFKEYFEFPPSGPDISGKAHSFITGLICEREIRLGRKGSSDFRNHPFFCGLDWGSLHKLPAPYMPEVSNPTDTSNFDILDDCLSEMETLSDVMDRAPVGVHLAFVGYSYTATSQTGAIDRSQDIMMQIDHTRLKDCKALYATEKLSQLWQLTETLPDNLPALLELPLTLEQGSNAPTNTTTEEEEKTNEISGLDEDLQRRLQEAEKRYCELENEMERLKEEMQDWTAPKEKEEEIAPSLPLPTGDSSPPSPAPIPQGLAATGEE, from the exons CTGAGCCCCTGGTGAGGCAGGTAAAAAAGACTCGCATCAAAAGAGAAGACTTTCACATTCTAAAGGTGATTGGCCGAGGCACATTTAGTGAG GTAGCTGTGGCAAGGATGCGAAACACACAACAAGTATATGCTTTGAAGATAATGAACAAGTGGGATATGCTGAGGCGAGGAGAG ACAGCCTGTTATCAAGAGGAAAGGGAGGTTTTGCTAAAGGGGGACAGACACTGGATAACAGAGTTGCATTATTCATTTCAGGATGACAATTATCTG TATTTGGTGATGGACTACTATGTAGGGGGAGATCTGCTGACTTTGCTCAGTAAATTTGGCGACCGGATCCCAGAGGACATGGCTCAGTTCTACCTGGCTGAAATGGTCATGGCCATTGACTCTGTCCACAGACTGGGTTATGTGCACAG GGACATCAAACCTGACAACATCCTGCTGACAGCAGATGGACACATCAGACTGGGGGACTTTGGTTCCTGTTTGAAGCTCACAGAGGACGGGATG GTTCACTCGTCCTTAGCAGTTGGAACTCCTGACTATTTATCTCCAGAGATTTTAAGAGCAGTAGAGGGAGGTGGAGGCTATGGTCCTGAATGTGACTGGTGGGCTCTGGGTATATGTGCCTATGAAATGCTGCTGGGGACTACACCCTTCTACTCAGAGTCCATCTCAGAAACGTATGCGAAGATCATCCATTTTAag GAGTATTTTGAGTTTCCTCCTTCTGGCCCCGACATTTCAGGTAAGGCTCATTCCTTCATCACTGGACTCATCTGTGAGAGGGAAATTCGTCTGGGGAGGAAAGGCTCCAGTGACTTCAGGAACCATCCATTTTTCTGTGGACTGGACTGGGGTTCCCTGCATAAACTCCCTGCCCCCTACATGCCTGAAGTATCTAATCCAACTGACACCTCCAACTTTGACATTCTGGATGACTGCCTTAGTGAAATG GAGACACTATCTGATGTAATGGACAGAGCACCAGTAGGAGTACACTTGGCTTTTGTTGGATATTCTTACACTGCTACCAG TCAGACAGGTGCCATCGACCGCAGTCAGGACATCATGATGCAAATTGACCACACGAGGCTAAAGGACTGCAAAGCTCTGTATGCAACAGAGAAACTG AGTCAGCTGTGGCAGCTCACAGAGACCCTACCAGACAACCTGCCTGCCCTGCTGGAGCTCCCACTGACATTGGAACAAGGTTCTAATGCAcccaccaacaccaccaccgaggaagaggagaaaactAATGAAATATCAGGACTTGATGAGGACTTGCAGAG ACGGTTAcaagaggcagaaaaaagaTACTGTGAGTTGGAGAACGAAATGGAGAGACTGAAGGAGGAGATGCAGGACTGGACAGCCCCCAAAGAGAAAG AGGAAGAGATCGCCCCCAGCCTGCCATTACCCACTGGTGATTCCTCTCCACCGTCACCTGCTCCTATTCCACAGG GTTTGGCTGCCACAGGTGAGGAGTGA